The following are encoded in a window of Paraburkholderia sp. HP33-1 genomic DNA:
- a CDS encoding N-acetylmuramoyl-L-alanine amidase: MSRKMLIKPFHSIESAASATHNWRRRQILRAGASTLVLGLVAPRLAFASSVLGVRVWPARDYTRVTIESDQPLQNTQELLQGPDRLVVDLNGLDLDQALKDLVSKITPNDPQISSVRVGQYQPHVVRMVFDLKGSVKPQVFALPPVGAYKYRLVFDLYPAVAPDPLMDLLAQTERKQQALNEENSAPPATLAGPGTAPPVDNSEAFFEHYAQNGGAGNGAGSGAATGVPHPPARGTTPPSAPVIAGRQATPSAPLAPPAAIARNKGGNTSNGGPARGPDSDNLGNGDDTYAFTTPKPSRGNTVRLLTVAIDPGHGGEDPGAIGGSGTYEKHVALDIAKKLRAKIDAQPNMRAMMTRDADFFVPLNVRVQKARRVGADLFVSIHADAFTTPEAKGSSVFALSEHGASSAAARWMANKENSSDLIGGINIKSDDATVNRALFDMSTTAQIRDSMRYGNFVLNEIGDINKLHKGSVEQAGFAVLKAPDIPSILVETAFISNPDEERRLNDDAYRDRMANAILTGIKRYFAANPPLAKNRMT; encoded by the coding sequence ATGTCTCGAAAGATGTTAATCAAACCGTTCCACTCGATCGAATCGGCGGCGAGCGCAACGCATAACTGGCGGCGCCGGCAGATCCTGCGCGCCGGCGCGTCGACGCTCGTGCTCGGCCTCGTCGCGCCGCGTCTCGCCTTCGCGAGCTCGGTGCTCGGCGTGCGCGTGTGGCCCGCGCGCGACTACACTCGCGTGACGATCGAATCCGACCAACCGCTGCAGAACACGCAGGAACTGCTGCAGGGACCGGACCGGCTCGTGGTCGATCTGAACGGCCTCGATCTCGATCAGGCGCTGAAGGATCTGGTGTCGAAGATCACGCCGAACGATCCGCAGATTTCGTCGGTGCGGGTCGGGCAGTACCAGCCGCATGTAGTGCGCATGGTGTTCGACCTGAAGGGCTCGGTGAAGCCGCAGGTGTTCGCGCTGCCGCCGGTCGGCGCGTACAAATACCGGCTCGTGTTCGACCTGTATCCGGCTGTCGCGCCCGATCCGCTGATGGATCTGCTCGCGCAGACCGAGCGCAAGCAGCAGGCGCTCAACGAAGAAAACAGCGCGCCGCCCGCGACGCTCGCCGGCCCCGGCACGGCGCCGCCCGTCGACAACAGCGAGGCGTTCTTCGAGCATTACGCGCAGAACGGCGGTGCGGGCAACGGCGCGGGTAGTGGCGCCGCAACGGGCGTACCGCATCCGCCCGCGCGTGGCACGACGCCGCCGTCCGCACCGGTCATCGCCGGCAGGCAGGCGACGCCCTCCGCTCCACTTGCGCCGCCTGCTGCGATCGCCCGCAACAAGGGCGGCAATACCAGCAACGGCGGTCCCGCGCGCGGCCCCGACAGCGACAACCTCGGCAACGGCGACGACACCTACGCGTTCACCACGCCGAAGCCGAGCCGCGGCAACACCGTGCGGCTGCTCACGGTCGCGATCGATCCGGGTCATGGCGGCGAGGACCCGGGCGCGATCGGCGGCAGCGGCACCTACGAGAAGCACGTCGCGCTCGACATCGCGAAGAAGCTGCGCGCGAAGATCGACGCGCAGCCAAACATGCGCGCGATGATGACGCGCGACGCCGATTTCTTCGTGCCGCTGAACGTGCGCGTGCAGAAAGCACGCCGCGTCGGCGCGGACCTTTTCGTGTCGATCCACGCCGACGCGTTCACCACACCCGAGGCGAAGGGCTCGTCGGTGTTCGCGCTGTCGGAGCACGGCGCGTCGAGCGCTGCCGCGCGCTGGATGGCGAACAAGGAGAACTCGTCGGATCTGATCGGCGGCATCAACATCAAGTCCGACGACGCGACCGTGAACCGCGCACTGTTCGACATGTCGACCACCGCGCAGATTCGCGACTCGATGCGCTACGGCAACTTCGTGCTCAACGAGATCGGCGACATCAACAAGCTGCACAAGGGCTCGGTCGAGCAGGCCGGTTTCGCGGTGCTGAAGGCGCCGGACATTCCGTCGATCCTCGTCGAGACCGCGTTCATCAGCAATCCGGATGAAGAGCGCCGCCTGAACGACGACGCCTATCGCGACAGGATGGCCAACGCGATCCTGACCGGCATCAAGCGCTATTTCGCGGCCAATCCGCCGCTCGCGAAGAACCGCATGACGTGA
- the trxA gene encoding thioredoxin, which yields MDTTLATFEQDVIKASMLAPVLVDFWAPWCGPCKSLGPMLEKLEAEAAGKWKLVKVNVDENHELAAHFQVRSIPHVIAFADGQAVDQFVGVLPEGQLREFLERLVPQGAAGARIEAQTALAEGRRDDAYDLLQAALAYDPGFDDARMDRIELLLQDNRIDEARNEVDLLSPKTTQGIDARFNAIKTRLDAVDAAADLPPTDALEARVAGNPDDLEARFDLASAFIARHKYAQALEHLLAIVQRDRTFRDDIGRKTMLSVFDLAAHQPELVSQWRRKLSASLY from the coding sequence ATGGACACCACTCTGGCCACTTTTGAACAGGACGTCATCAAGGCGTCGATGCTGGCCCCCGTGCTGGTCGATTTCTGGGCGCCATGGTGCGGCCCCTGCAAGAGTCTCGGCCCGATGCTCGAAAAGCTCGAAGCCGAGGCCGCCGGCAAATGGAAGCTCGTGAAGGTCAACGTGGACGAGAATCACGAATTGGCCGCGCACTTCCAGGTGCGCAGCATTCCGCACGTGATCGCGTTCGCCGACGGCCAGGCCGTCGATCAGTTCGTCGGCGTACTGCCGGAAGGACAGCTGCGCGAGTTCCTCGAGCGGCTCGTGCCGCAGGGTGCGGCGGGCGCGCGCATCGAAGCGCAGACCGCGCTCGCCGAAGGCCGCCGCGACGACGCGTACGACCTGCTGCAAGCGGCGCTCGCGTACGACCCTGGCTTCGACGACGCGCGCATGGACCGCATCGAGCTGCTGCTCCAGGACAATCGCATCGACGAGGCGCGCAACGAAGTCGATCTGCTGTCGCCAAAAACCACGCAAGGCATCGACGCGCGCTTCAACGCGATCAAGACGCGGCTCGACGCGGTGGACGCCGCCGCCGACCTGCCGCCCACCGATGCGCTCGAAGCGCGCGTCGCCGGCAACCCTGACGATCTCGAAGCGCGCTTCGATCTCGCGAGCGCATTTATCGCGCGGCATAAATATGCGCAGGCGCTGGAACACCTACTCGCGATCGTGCAGCGCGACCGCACGTTCCGCGACGATATCGGCCGCAAGACGATGTTGTCGGTATTCGACCTGGCCGCGCATCAGCCGGAGCTGGTGTCGCAGTGGCGGCGCAAGTTGAGCGCGTCGTTGTACTGA
- a CDS encoding EamA family transporter, with protein MSPRDLLLALIVVIAWGVNFVVIKVGLHGVPPMLLGALRFTLAAVPAVFFVKRPQMPWRWLFAYGATISFGQFAFLFSAMYVGMPAGLASLVLQAQAFFTLIFAALFLHERFRVPNVAGLLIAAAGLGVIGLQGGHTMSLAGFLLTLCAACMWALGNIVTKKVGQVDLVGLVVWGSLIPPLPFFAASFVFEGPREIATALTGISALSIFAIVYLAFIATLLGYGLWSRLLSRYPASQVAPFSLLVPIVGLASASLMLGEQLSEMQVAGALLVMAGLAVNVFGGWVVQRLMPAR; from the coding sequence ATGTCGCCGAGAGACTTGCTGCTCGCGCTGATCGTCGTGATCGCGTGGGGCGTCAATTTTGTCGTGATCAAGGTCGGCCTGCATGGCGTGCCGCCCATGCTGCTCGGTGCGCTGCGCTTCACGCTCGCGGCAGTGCCGGCGGTGTTTTTCGTCAAGCGGCCGCAAATGCCGTGGCGGTGGTTGTTCGCCTACGGCGCGACGATCTCGTTCGGGCAGTTCGCGTTCCTGTTCTCGGCGATGTACGTCGGCATGCCGGCTGGGCTCGCGTCGCTGGTGCTGCAGGCGCAGGCGTTTTTCACACTGATCTTCGCGGCGCTGTTTCTGCACGAGCGCTTCCGTGTGCCGAACGTCGCCGGTCTGCTGATTGCCGCGGCGGGCCTCGGGGTGATCGGTCTGCAAGGCGGCCACACGATGTCGCTCGCCGGTTTCCTTTTGACGCTGTGCGCCGCGTGCATGTGGGCGCTCGGCAATATCGTCACGAAGAAGGTCGGCCAGGTCGATCTGGTCGGGCTCGTCGTGTGGGGCAGCCTGATTCCGCCGCTGCCGTTTTTCGCGGCGTCGTTCGTGTTCGAAGGGCCGCGCGAGATCGCGACCGCGCTGACCGGCATCAGCGCGCTGTCGATTTTCGCGATCGTCTATCTCGCCTTTATCGCGACGTTGCTCGGCTATGGTTTGTGGAGCCGTCTGCTGTCGCGCTATCCGGCAAGCCAGGTCGCGCCGTTCTCGCTGCTGGTGCCGATCGTCGGGCTCGCGTCGGCGTCGCTGATGCTCGGCGAGCAGCTCTCCGAGATGCAGGTGGCGGGCGCGTTGCTCGTGATGGCGGGGCTCGCGGTCAACGTGTTCGGCGGCTGGGTCGTGCAGCGTTTGATGCCGGCGCGCTGA
- a CDS encoding pirin family protein: MSTSIKAVLKPHLRDIGNLTVRRVLPALAARLIGPFIFFDHMGPATLEPGTGLDVRPHPHIGLATVTYLFDGAIMHRDSLGSEQKIVPGDVNWMTAGRGIVHSERTPPEDRARGQKIHGIQTWVALPLADEDAQPSFTHHAATTLPVVERNGVTLRVIAGTAFGAVSPVATFSGTLYVAADFTPGSAFALEPEHEERGVYLVEGDLEIDGTPLEAGQMAVLALDETVTLASTHGARVMLLGGEKLDGERFIEWNFVASSREKIEAAKLAWTNQEMGHVPGETEWIPLPQRK, translated from the coding sequence ATGAGTACCTCGATCAAAGCCGTCCTCAAACCGCATTTGCGCGACATCGGCAATCTGACCGTGCGGCGCGTGCTGCCGGCGCTGGCAGCGCGCCTGATCGGCCCGTTCATCTTCTTCGACCACATGGGCCCCGCGACCCTCGAACCCGGCACCGGCCTCGACGTGCGCCCGCATCCGCACATCGGCCTCGCGACCGTCACCTATCTGTTCGACGGCGCGATCATGCATCGCGACAGCCTCGGCTCCGAGCAGAAGATCGTTCCCGGCGACGTCAACTGGATGACGGCCGGCCGCGGCATCGTCCATTCGGAGCGCACGCCGCCGGAAGACCGCGCGCGCGGCCAGAAGATTCACGGCATCCAGACCTGGGTCGCGCTACCGCTAGCCGATGAAGACGCGCAACCGTCGTTCACGCATCATGCGGCCACGACCTTGCCGGTCGTCGAGCGCAACGGCGTGACGCTGCGCGTGATCGCGGGCACCGCGTTCGGCGCGGTGTCGCCGGTCGCGACGTTTTCGGGCACGCTGTACGTCGCCGCCGACTTCACGCCGGGCAGCGCGTTCGCGCTCGAACCCGAGCACGAGGAGCGCGGCGTATATCTGGTGGAAGGCGATCTGGAGATCGACGGCACGCCGCTCGAAGCGGGCCAGATGGCCGTGCTCGCGCTCGACGAAACCGTCACGCTCGCGAGCACCCACGGCGCGCGCGTGATGCTGCTCGGCGGCGAAAAGCTCGACGGCGAGCGCTTTATCGAATGGAATTTCGTTGCGAGTTCGCGCGAGAAGATCGAAGCCGCGAAGCTCGCATGGACGAATCAGGAAATGGGCCACGTGCCCGGCGAAACCGAATGGATTCCGCTGCCGCAGCGCAAGTGA